The window GGTTAAAACTGCCCGGCTAAATTCCCGCGGCCTTGCACCAAGCACGTTTTGCGCGCTTGAAGCTTAAAACGCACACGATGAGGGCTGCACTGGTGATCGCGAGGCCAACGGTCGATGGCTCCGGCACTTGCATGGCGTTTACATTGGAACCGGACAATCCGGACGATAACGAGGTATCCCAATTGCTCGCTATTAGTGAGAGGTCCAGTCCATTGACGACACCGTCGTGATTTGCGTCGCCGGGTAAGCCGACCGAGTCCGAGCCCATTTTCAACCAATTGCTTGCTACGATTGACAGATCAAGGCCATTGACGATGCCATCATGATTCACATCCCCGGGAATACCAATCAATTGGTAGATCTCGTTGCGATAGGCAGACAGATCGGCGGAATACGTGACGTTGCCAAACACTGACGTACCCCACGGCTGGCCCGTCGCCGTGCTGATGGAGAACATGACGCCTGCCAGATCCCAAACGCCGGATGCCTCTTGGTGAAATACGGCACCGCCGGAATCTCCCGGGGCCCCCTGCGCCTCGAAGGCCGTGCCATTCTGGGCGAAGGTCGTAGCAAACGACTTCTCGGAATTGGCGTTGACTCCCTCTAAAAAACCCGCCGAGCTAATGATATTGGTACCCCAACGGATTTCGCTCGTGGCAGCCCAGATCTCGCCGGCGTACGTCGATGGCGTCGACGAGGGTTCCCAGCTTGAGTCCCAGTAGGCTAACTGGGAGTTGCTGCGGTCCCGACCAGCCCCGATCATTGTCACCTGCCACCCTACAGTCGCCGCTGACGAGGAAATATTCACGGACGGCAGGTCCGGGGGGTTCGCGATCTGGTAGAGCAGCAGGTCGCT of the Pirellulales bacterium genome contains:
- a CDS encoding dockerin type I domain-containing protein, translated to MRYLAACCGLLLAMTDIASAVIISTGDGTGNTTAPVNDPGFANVGIRGSGTAVYLGDGWVLTAAHVGDGSTMFNNVWYNEVAGSAVQLANPPGAGFTTDSDLLLYQIANPPDLPSVNISSSAATVGWQVTMIGAGRDRSNSQLAYWDSSWEPSSTPSTYAGEIWAATSEIRWGTNIISSAGFLEGVNANSEKSFATTFAQNGTAFEAQGAPGDSGGAVFHQEASGVWDLAGVMFSISTATGQPWGTSVFGNVTYSADLSAYRNEIYQLIGIPGDVNHDGIVNGLDLSIVASNWLKMGSDSVGLPGDANHDGVVNGLDLSLIASNWDTSLSSGLSGSNVNAMQVPEPSTVGLAITSAALIVCVLSFKRAKRAWCKAAGI